A part of Gemmatimonas groenlandica genomic DNA contains:
- a CDS encoding ISL3 family transposase, whose product MTEPVSDALLKLLGEWEGFDVERVETEAEGDDVFGAPAPRLVLMLRAKAGAPKRCSQCGAIVEKIHDVSERRVRDLPLGEWDTWLVFPRARLQCPRCGPTVEAVPWLDRYQRMTTRLAEKIARLAQVLPIKQVAAWFGVGWDTVKQIDQRALAQRLGAAEDHLDGLRRIAIDEFAICRGHQYATVVLDVDRKRVVWIARGRDQEALRGFLTALGPTRCAAVDAVAVDMWKPYAAELRVHYPQAALVYDLFHIVAKYALDVIDRVRVDETNRLAAAAGQGKVREARRVIKGARWLLLRNKANLKTRGERVRLRDLLRANRALFIVYVLKDDLKRLWQYRSPVAALRFWKAWRRRALRSRIPALRKFTAMLERHLDGILSHCRYPINSGVLEGCNNKIKALKRVAYGIATMPTSSSRFARRFPEFPDDPIRIAHKCPI is encoded by the coding sequence ATGACCGAGCCGGTATCGGATGCCCTGCTGAAGCTGCTGGGCGAGTGGGAAGGGTTTGACGTCGAGCGGGTCGAGACGGAGGCAGAGGGCGATGACGTGTTCGGGGCGCCCGCGCCGCGCTTGGTGTTGATGTTGCGCGCGAAGGCCGGTGCCCCGAAGCGATGCAGCCAGTGTGGCGCGATCGTCGAGAAGATTCACGACGTGAGTGAGCGCCGCGTGCGCGACCTGCCGCTCGGCGAGTGGGACACGTGGCTCGTGTTTCCGCGGGCGCGCCTGCAGTGCCCGCGCTGTGGGCCGACCGTCGAGGCGGTGCCCTGGCTCGATCGCTATCAGCGCATGACGACCCGGCTCGCGGAGAAGATCGCGCGGCTCGCGCAGGTGCTGCCGATCAAACAGGTTGCGGCGTGGTTCGGCGTGGGCTGGGACACGGTCAAGCAGATCGATCAGCGCGCGCTCGCGCAGCGCCTTGGCGCGGCCGAGGACCACCTCGATGGGCTGCGACGGATCGCGATTGATGAATTCGCCATTTGCCGGGGGCACCAGTACGCGACCGTCGTGTTGGATGTGGACCGCAAGCGCGTAGTGTGGATCGCGCGCGGGCGCGATCAAGAAGCGCTGCGCGGCTTTCTGACGGCGCTGGGGCCGACGCGGTGCGCCGCCGTGGACGCCGTGGCCGTCGACATGTGGAAGCCGTATGCGGCGGAGCTGCGCGTGCATTATCCGCAGGCCGCGCTGGTGTACGATCTCTTTCACATCGTCGCCAAGTACGCGCTGGACGTGATCGATCGCGTGCGCGTCGATGAGACGAATCGGCTCGCCGCCGCCGCTGGGCAGGGGAAGGTGCGCGAGGCGCGGCGTGTCATCAAAGGCGCCCGCTGGCTACTGCTGCGAAACAAGGCGAATCTCAAGACGCGTGGCGAGCGCGTACGCCTGCGCGACCTGCTCCGCGCCAATCGCGCGCTCTTTATCGTGTACGTGCTCAAGGACGATCTCAAACGTCTCTGGCAGTATCGATCGCCCGTCGCCGCCCTCCGGTTCTGGAAGGCCTGGCGACGTCGCGCGCTCCGCAGCAGGATTCCGGCGCTCCGAAAGTTTACCGCGATGCTGGAGCGCCATCTCGACGGCATCCTCAGTCACTGCCGCTATCCAATCAACTCCGGTGTCCTCGAGGGCTGCAACAATAAGATCAAAGCCCTCAAGCGCGTCGCCTACGGTATCGCGACGATGCCTACTTCTTCCTCAAGATTCGCGCGGCGTTTCCCGGAATTCCCGGATGACCCGATTAGAATTGCGCACAAGTGCCCAATTTGA
- a CDS encoding FkbM family methyltransferase, producing MGISDDWSFEEDVLSQNPLVQLVGLDGTVSAGRFGVGALSKLTLALKSLLQGRISQFERALLEAKWSAITAIKFLRFFARGNREFIQKMVRAEASPDGITWKEALARLHSVGNSTKSILVKMDIEGGEYAILPELLKESDEVSLLIVEFHDCGARWTDFQAIIAEICRCFTVVHVHGNNYIPLIPSTNVPEVLEISFLRSSLLTKSDELATQPVKYPLTELDQPNDPARPDYSLAF from the coding sequence ATGGGAATAAGCGACGATTGGAGCTTTGAGGAGGACGTGCTAAGCCAAAATCCTTTGGTGCAGTTGGTCGGACTTGACGGAACCGTGTCAGCCGGTCGATTTGGCGTTGGCGCTCTTAGCAAATTGACCCTTGCGCTCAAGAGCTTGCTTCAGGGAAGGATCAGCCAGTTCGAACGTGCGCTGTTAGAGGCTAAGTGGTCAGCCATTACGGCGATCAAGTTCTTGCGGTTCTTCGCGAGGGGAAATCGTGAGTTCATTCAGAAGATGGTTCGTGCAGAAGCTTCTCCCGACGGGATAACATGGAAAGAAGCGTTAGCCCGTCTGCATTCCGTTGGGAACAGCACGAAGTCAATTCTCGTCAAAATGGACATCGAGGGTGGAGAGTACGCGATCCTTCCCGAGCTGCTCAAAGAATCCGACGAAGTTTCTTTACTCATCGTGGAGTTTCATGATTGCGGAGCTAGGTGGACCGATTTTCAGGCCATCATTGCCGAAATCTGTAGGTGTTTCACCGTCGTACATGTTCATGGCAATAACTACATTCCGCTAATACCGAGCACTAACGTACCAGAGGTGCTAGAGATTTCTTTTCTGAGGAGCTCACTTTTGACGAAGTCGGATGAGCTCGCTACTCAGCCCGTCAAGTATCCGCTCACTGAGCTTGACCAGCCAAACGATCCGGCGAGGCCGGACTACTCATTAGCGTTTTAG
- a CDS encoding O-antigen ligase family protein, producing the protein MSIAVHANAAQLRSRGRSAQRAAPALRGYWRGSWIASVLALSFIMIRAGEVLGPIRQLKPVFTVTVLLLLFHLFGTGAVAWKSIRTNVTFQLAVAMGVCICLSVPFSIWKGQSVSTMMTLPWSLSLVALLSLNAPSLRNFDRVLMLATWVAALTAIALVSQGAVVEGSRLTSLGTYDPNDLGALFVIMIPFALGASTRGPKLSRLISAVSAAVLFAVLMKTGSRGGLIGLVVGLSVFSFSYRPRKILMILGAIIILAPLTWPLLPTVTKERAVTLFSLDEDYNTTSNSGRLYLWKRGVVFALANPLVGLGAGTFEVQIGEDFRDQGTRGAWHTAHNTYVQIFAELGMPGGILLLALIGRSARNAAAFWSWRTTVHRPELLASLAAYLSAIVFLSHGYSYILWGMFGIAAMTEQLLRTRPTRTSVISGPTGATRLV; encoded by the coding sequence GTGAGTATTGCCGTTCACGCGAATGCCGCGCAATTGCGTTCTCGCGGCCGCAGCGCGCAGCGCGCTGCGCCAGCGCTTCGTGGATACTGGCGCGGCTCGTGGATCGCATCCGTGTTGGCACTCTCATTTATCATGATTCGAGCGGGCGAGGTGCTAGGCCCGATTAGGCAGCTGAAGCCGGTATTCACCGTCACTGTGCTCCTCCTGCTATTTCATTTGTTTGGAACAGGAGCGGTGGCTTGGAAGTCGATTCGGACTAACGTGACCTTTCAGTTGGCGGTTGCGATGGGCGTCTGCATCTGTCTCTCAGTGCCATTCTCGATCTGGAAAGGGCAGTCCGTCTCAACAATGATGACGTTGCCGTGGTCGCTAAGTTTGGTCGCGCTATTGTCTCTGAACGCGCCCAGCCTGAGGAACTTCGACCGAGTCCTCATGCTGGCGACATGGGTCGCAGCCTTAACCGCCATCGCTCTGGTTTCGCAGGGGGCAGTTGTCGAAGGCAGCCGTCTTACATCGCTCGGCACTTACGACCCGAACGACCTTGGCGCTCTTTTCGTAATCATGATTCCCTTTGCACTCGGTGCATCGACGAGAGGGCCAAAGCTATCCAGATTGATCTCTGCAGTATCGGCCGCGGTCTTGTTCGCTGTGCTAATGAAGACCGGCTCGCGTGGTGGACTGATTGGTTTGGTTGTAGGCCTGTCGGTCTTTTCTTTCTCGTACCGCCCAAGGAAGATATTGATGATTCTGGGCGCAATCATCATCCTTGCGCCTTTGACTTGGCCGCTCCTGCCAACGGTGACCAAGGAAAGAGCGGTAACGTTGTTTTCTTTGGATGAGGACTACAATACCACTAGCAATTCCGGACGGCTGTACTTGTGGAAACGAGGAGTAGTCTTTGCGCTCGCGAACCCGCTCGTTGGCTTAGGTGCCGGCACCTTTGAAGTGCAGATAGGTGAAGACTTCCGCGACCAAGGTACGCGCGGTGCGTGGCACACCGCCCACAATACATACGTGCAGATCTTCGCCGAGCTCGGAATGCCTGGCGGTATTCTGCTGCTGGCACTCATTGGCAGAAGTGCACGCAATGCCGCGGCGTTCTGGAGTTGGCGAACGACGGTGCATCGGCCAGAGCTCTTGGCGTCGCTCGCTGCGTACTTATCCGCCATCGTGTTTCTCTCTCATGGGTACAGCTATATACTGTGGGGAATGTTCGGCATAGCGGCGATGACGGAGCAGTTGCTTCGTACTCGCCCTACCCGGACGTCGGTCATCAGCGGCCCGACGGGAGCAACTCGCCTGGTGTAA
- a CDS encoding NAD-dependent epimerase/dehydratase family protein, which yields MSEGQIDLLSSTPLGCVLVTGGSGFIGTHLCRRLQESGRRYVILDLHTPASFLKPERFVRGDVRNPLAIASAIDGCSEVLHLAAAHHDSGIARDTYFDVNEGSTSLLIEAMSARTIRRICFFSSAAVYGEANHSRNETHEPNPIGPYGASKLAAERLLRGAAAAGGLDALIIRPTVTFGPENFANMFSLIRQIDAGLYLQVGEGANVKSLSYVDNLVSFALWAWARHGAGVDEFNWVETPDMTSGEIARELASALGRRIPIIHLPLGLALALALPIEGLAALTGRTLSVSRARIRKMAVDKTQFSAAKAISSGFVPGVILRDALRQTVSWYMTTGKSVPYKRLIPPESIEQSVEIFP from the coding sequence GTGAGCGAAGGACAGATCGACCTTCTTAGTTCCACTCCTCTCGGATGTGTTCTTGTTACGGGTGGCTCAGGATTCATTGGAACGCACCTCTGCCGGCGCCTTCAAGAGTCCGGACGGCGCTACGTCATTCTAGATCTGCACACGCCTGCATCATTCTTGAAGCCAGAACGCTTCGTGCGAGGGGACGTACGCAACCCGCTCGCGATTGCTTCAGCAATCGACGGTTGCTCGGAAGTGTTGCATTTGGCAGCTGCGCATCACGATAGCGGCATAGCGCGAGATACGTACTTTGACGTAAACGAAGGTTCGACTTCGCTGCTCATCGAAGCTATGTCGGCTAGGACGATTCGACGGATCTGTTTCTTCTCATCGGCCGCGGTCTATGGAGAGGCGAATCATTCTCGAAATGAAACCCATGAGCCTAATCCAATCGGTCCTTATGGAGCGAGCAAGCTCGCCGCCGAAAGATTACTGCGCGGGGCGGCTGCGGCCGGGGGTCTGGATGCACTCATCATAAGGCCGACGGTCACGTTCGGACCAGAGAACTTTGCGAACATGTTTTCGCTCATACGACAGATCGACGCTGGTTTGTATCTTCAGGTCGGCGAGGGCGCTAACGTCAAGAGCTTATCTTACGTCGACAACCTGGTGTCCTTCGCTCTGTGGGCGTGGGCGCGACACGGGGCCGGTGTCGACGAGTTCAACTGGGTCGAGACCCCCGATATGACAAGCGGCGAGATTGCCAGAGAGCTCGCTTCTGCTCTCGGCCGCCGCATCCCAATCATACATTTGCCCCTCGGACTCGCTCTAGCCTTGGCATTACCAATTGAGGGGCTCGCTGCACTAACTGGACGCACGCTGTCGGTGAGCAGGGCGCGAATTCGAAAGATGGCAGTGGATAAAACGCAGTTCAGTGCCGCAAAAGCCATTTCTTCGGGATTCGTGCCAGGAGTCATTCTGCGCGACGCACTCAGGCAGACCGTCTCGTGGTATATGACGACTGGCAAGTCGGTGCCTTACAAGCGGCTCATTCCGCCAGAAAGTATCGAGCAGTCGGTGGAGATCTTTCCGTGA
- a CDS encoding exosortase C-terminal domain/associated protein EpsI → MRFINLIPVAVLGAGVLLISGMRQQHAVEPRTPMAAITASYLGLGSTDLVVPDEERKVAGMTDYVMRSFGPDSAAAFSVYVGYYDRQVQGKSIHSPKNCLPGAGWEIMETARLPIGTSAPGASVNRVVLANKGVRALVYYWYQGRGRVESSEYKVKWNLMRDAAVYGRTEEALVRIVLPIAGRSDAELKAAIAKADAMSKSLVPALVADVRKAMPASPFETSL, encoded by the coding sequence ATGCGTTTCATCAATTTGATTCCCGTGGCAGTCCTCGGAGCCGGCGTACTGCTGATCTCTGGGATGCGTCAACAGCACGCGGTCGAGCCACGAACGCCAATGGCAGCCATCACGGCATCTTATCTGGGGCTCGGTTCCACTGATCTGGTCGTTCCAGACGAGGAGCGAAAGGTCGCGGGAATGACTGACTACGTGATGCGGTCCTTCGGACCGGATTCCGCGGCAGCCTTCAGCGTGTACGTCGGATACTACGATCGCCAGGTGCAGGGCAAATCAATTCACTCGCCCAAGAACTGTCTACCCGGTGCCGGATGGGAGATCATGGAAACGGCGCGACTTCCAATCGGAACATCCGCGCCTGGGGCCTCAGTCAACCGCGTTGTACTCGCGAACAAGGGCGTGCGAGCGCTCGTCTACTACTGGTATCAAGGCCGCGGTCGGGTCGAGTCGAGCGAGTACAAAGTAAAGTGGAACCTCATGCGCGACGCCGCGGTGTATGGTCGCACCGAAGAGGCGCTCGTACGCATTGTGCTGCCCATTGCCGGGCGGAGCGACGCGGAGCTGAAAGCAGCCATCGCGAAGGCAGACGCAATGAGCAAGTCGCTGGTGCCGGCGCTCGTCGCCGACGTTCGTAAAGCCATGCCCGCCAGCCCATTCGAGACGTCGCTGTGA
- a CDS encoding exosortase/archaeosortase family protein, whose amino-acid sequence MFVLLFAKPATLMFDAWWNDPNSGHGLLLAPLSLYFAWKSGIVEGSKPQRVLGAAILIFAVLFRYAADLAAELFVMRGSMLMALAGLTVWYGGFRQLLHWWLPFTLTALSIPIPEVILNTVALPLQFMASKIGAGLLKWRDIPVMMNGNVIRIPGQELFVAEACSGLRSLTALLSLGVLLGAMFLQKWPTRLLLILVAIPIAIAINGFRIFLTGFLVLFVSPEMGEGFMHTSEGMVMFGAAFVITAFVAWMLGSVESKVLRGSRSEA is encoded by the coding sequence ATGTTCGTGCTGCTCTTCGCGAAGCCGGCCACGCTCATGTTCGACGCGTGGTGGAACGACCCCAACTCGGGTCACGGCCTGCTGTTGGCGCCGTTGTCGCTGTACTTCGCCTGGAAGAGCGGCATCGTGGAAGGCTCGAAGCCGCAACGCGTGCTCGGCGCGGCGATTCTGATCTTCGCGGTGCTGTTCCGCTATGCCGCAGATCTCGCCGCCGAGTTGTTCGTGATGCGCGGCTCGATGTTGATGGCGCTTGCCGGGCTGACGGTGTGGTACGGCGGGTTTCGTCAGCTGCTGCATTGGTGGCTGCCGTTCACGCTGACGGCGCTGTCGATCCCGATTCCGGAAGTTATTCTGAACACGGTGGCGTTGCCGCTGCAGTTTATGGCGTCGAAGATCGGCGCGGGCTTGTTGAAGTGGCGCGATATCCCGGTGATGATGAACGGCAACGTGATTCGCATTCCGGGCCAGGAGCTCTTCGTGGCGGAGGCGTGCAGTGGGCTTCGCTCCCTGACGGCGCTGCTCAGTCTCGGCGTGTTGCTCGGTGCGATGTTCCTGCAGAAATGGCCAACCCGACTTCTGTTAATCTTGGTCGCAATTCCAATTGCCATCGCCATCAACGGATTTCGCATTTTCCTGACCGGATTCTTGGTGCTGTTTGTCAGCCCAGAAATGGGGGAGGGCTTTATGCACACGAGTGAGGGCATGGTGATGTTTGGCGCTGCCTTCGTTATCACTGCATTTGTCGCCTGGATGCTCGGTTCCGTCGAGAGTAAAGTCCTTCGCGGTTCAAGGAGTGAAGCCTGA
- the metH gene encoding methionine synthase, protein MSKPASGVLNRASRLALLPELLARRILLLDGAMGTMLQTYRLTEADYRGTRFADWPSDLKGNNDLLALTQPQIVGAIQRQYLESGADILETNTFNANTISMADYGMESLAYEINAAAARMARGLADEFEVANPAKPRFVAGVLGPTNRTASLSPEVENPGARNVTFDQLVASYTEAAKGLLDGGADILMVETIFDTLNAKAALFAIESYFEQSGMRVPVMISGTITDASGRTLSGQTTEAFWTSMSHIKPISIGLNCALGAAQLRAYVSELSRIADTHVSAHPNAGLPNAFGGYDESPEIMAEQIGEWARSGLLNIVGGCCGTTPEHIAAIAKAVEGVAPRRIPEVAPLLRLSGLEPMNVGPDTNFVNVGERTNVTGSAKFAKLILEGNYSDALVVARQQVDSGAQIIDINMDEGLLDAEKAMVTFLNLVASEPDISRVPVMVDSSKWSVIEAGLKCLQGKGIVNSISLKEGETEFLRQARLVRRYGAAVIVMAFDEQGQADTAARKVEICTRAYKMLTEQVGFPPQDIIFDPNIFAIGTGIEEHARYAIDYFEATSEIKRTLPLAKISGGVSNMSFSFRGNNPLREAMHAVFLYHAIRAGMDMGIVNAGQLIPYEDIPLDLRERVEDVVLARRADSTERLLEVADQAKGRAKQTEDLAWRALPIEERIAHALVRGIDAFVVEDTEEARLASSHPIEVIEGPLMRGMNVVGDLFGAGKLFLPQVVKSARVMKKAVAHLIPFIEALKTVDSKPAGRVLMATVKGDVHDIGKNIVGVVLQCNGYEVVDMGVMQSCAAILDKAREVNADVIGLSGLITPSLEEMTFVASEMERQGFTLPLLIGGATTSKAHTALKIEPSYSGPVVHVLDASRAVGVTSALLSDERRADYAAGIRKEYEELRVARAARGGAERLVSIAAARANRAKIDLTVPVPVPTFTGPRTLLEYPLEDLVPFIDWTPFFQTWELAGHYPAILTDPIVGETARSLYADARSMLDRIVREKRLEARASFGFWPANAVGDDIELYSGEDRASVAVTLHMLRQQLDKKGDGRPNFCLSDFVAPKESGVPDYMGAFAVTTGHGLESLVAEFEADHDDYSSIMAKALADRLAEAFAERLHERVRREFWGYAPNEALGNAGLIHEKYQGIRPAPGYPACPDHREKGTLFAVAEAEERAGIVLTESYAMMPGASVSGWYFWRPESTYFGVGKLLPDQLDEYAERAGRVADGARWTSTLVAG, encoded by the coding sequence ATGTCAAAGCCAGCTTCCGGCGTACTCAATCGCGCCTCCCGTCTCGCGCTGCTCCCTGAACTCCTCGCCCGCCGCATCCTGCTGCTGGACGGCGCCATGGGGACCATGCTCCAGACCTATCGGCTGACCGAAGCCGACTACCGGGGCACGCGATTCGCCGACTGGCCGAGCGATCTCAAGGGCAACAACGACCTGCTGGCCCTGACGCAACCGCAGATCGTCGGCGCTATCCAGCGGCAGTACCTCGAGTCCGGGGCCGACATCCTCGAGACGAACACCTTCAACGCCAACACGATATCCATGGCCGACTACGGCATGGAGTCGCTGGCGTATGAGATCAATGCGGCCGCGGCCCGCATGGCCCGCGGCCTGGCCGACGAGTTTGAGGTCGCCAACCCGGCCAAGCCCCGGTTCGTGGCTGGCGTGCTTGGCCCCACCAACCGCACCGCCTCACTCTCCCCCGAGGTCGAGAATCCGGGCGCCCGCAATGTCACCTTCGACCAGTTGGTGGCCTCCTACACAGAGGCCGCCAAGGGGCTGCTCGACGGTGGCGCCGATATCCTGATGGTCGAGACGATCTTCGATACGCTGAACGCCAAGGCGGCGCTGTTCGCGATCGAGTCGTACTTCGAGCAGTCGGGCATGCGCGTACCGGTCATGATTTCGGGCACCATTACCGACGCCAGCGGCCGCACTCTATCGGGACAGACCACGGAGGCCTTCTGGACCTCCATGTCCCACATCAAGCCCATCTCCATCGGCCTCAACTGCGCGCTCGGCGCCGCCCAGCTCCGCGCCTACGTGTCGGAGCTTTCGCGCATCGCCGACACGCACGTGAGCGCCCACCCCAATGCCGGTCTCCCCAACGCCTTCGGCGGTTACGACGAGTCGCCGGAGATCATGGCCGAGCAGATCGGCGAGTGGGCCCGCAGCGGTCTGCTGAACATCGTCGGCGGCTGCTGTGGTACCACGCCGGAGCATATCGCCGCCATCGCCAAGGCGGTGGAGGGGGTCGCCCCGCGCCGTATCCCCGAGGTGGCGCCGCTGCTGCGCCTCTCGGGGCTCGAGCCAATGAACGTTGGCCCCGACACGAACTTCGTGAACGTGGGCGAGCGCACCAACGTGACCGGCTCGGCCAAGTTCGCCAAGCTCATTCTCGAAGGGAATTACAGCGATGCGCTGGTCGTAGCGCGCCAGCAGGTGGACAGCGGCGCCCAGATCATCGACATCAACATGGACGAGGGACTACTCGACGCCGAAAAGGCGATGGTCACCTTCCTCAATCTGGTGGCGTCGGAGCCCGACATCTCGCGCGTGCCGGTCATGGTGGACTCCAGCAAGTGGAGCGTGATCGAGGCCGGCCTCAAGTGCCTGCAGGGTAAGGGCATCGTGAACTCCATCTCGCTGAAGGAAGGCGAAACGGAGTTTCTGCGGCAGGCGCGCCTCGTGCGCCGCTACGGTGCCGCCGTGATCGTGATGGCGTTCGACGAGCAGGGGCAGGCCGACACCGCCGCGCGCAAAGTCGAGATCTGTACGCGGGCCTACAAGATGCTCACCGAGCAGGTAGGCTTCCCGCCGCAGGACATCATCTTCGATCCGAACATCTTCGCCATCGGCACCGGCATCGAAGAGCACGCCCGCTACGCCATCGATTATTTCGAGGCCACCAGCGAAATCAAGCGTACGTTGCCGCTCGCCAAGATCTCCGGCGGCGTGAGCAACATGTCGTTCTCGTTCCGCGGCAACAATCCGCTGCGCGAAGCGATGCACGCGGTGTTCCTCTACCACGCCATTCGTGCGGGCATGGATATGGGCATCGTGAATGCCGGTCAGCTCATTCCGTACGAAGACATTCCGCTCGATCTGCGAGAGCGCGTGGAAGACGTGGTGCTCGCGCGTAGAGCGGATTCCACCGAGCGACTTCTCGAAGTGGCCGATCAGGCCAAGGGACGGGCCAAGCAAACGGAAGATCTGGCGTGGCGCGCACTCCCTATCGAGGAGCGCATCGCGCATGCGCTGGTGCGTGGCATCGACGCCTTCGTGGTGGAAGACACCGAAGAAGCGCGTCTCGCCTCGTCGCACCCCATCGAGGTGATCGAAGGCCCGCTCATGCGCGGCATGAACGTGGTGGGTGATCTCTTCGGCGCCGGCAAGCTGTTCCTGCCTCAGGTGGTGAAGAGTGCGCGCGTGATGAAGAAGGCCGTGGCGCACCTCATCCCGTTCATCGAAGCGCTCAAGACCGTCGACAGCAAGCCGGCCGGTCGTGTGCTGATGGCCACGGTGAAGGGCGATGTGCATGACATCGGCAAGAACATCGTGGGCGTCGTGCTGCAGTGTAACGGCTACGAAGTGGTCGACATGGGCGTGATGCAATCGTGTGCCGCCATTCTGGATAAGGCGCGCGAAGTGAACGCCGACGTCATCGGCTTGTCTGGACTCATCACGCCGTCGCTGGAAGAGATGACGTTCGTGGCCAGCGAGATGGAGCGTCAGGGTTTCACGCTGCCGCTGTTGATCGGTGGTGCTACTACCAGCAAGGCGCACACGGCGCTGAAAATCGAGCCGTCGTATTCGGGGCCCGTGGTGCACGTGCTCGATGCATCGCGCGCCGTGGGTGTAACGAGCGCGTTGCTGAGCGACGAGCGGAGGGCCGACTACGCGGCGGGTATTCGCAAGGAATACGAGGAGCTGCGCGTGGCCCGTGCCGCGCGTGGCGGGGCTGAACGGTTGGTGAGCATTGCGGCTGCGCGAGCGAACCGGGCGAAGATCGATCTCACGGTGCCGGTGCCGGTGCCCACGTTTACGGGTCCGCGCACGCTGCTGGAGTACCCGCTCGAAGACCTGGTCCCGTTCATCGACTGGACGCCGTTCTTCCAGACGTGGGAGCTGGCCGGGCACTATCCCGCGATTCTCACCGATCCCATCGTGGGCGAAACGGCGCGGTCGCTGTACGCCGATGCGCGGTCGATGCTGGACCGGATCGTTCGCGAGAAGCGGCTGGAGGCGCGGGCGAGCTTCGGATTCTGGCCGGCGAACGCGGTTGGTGACGACATCGAGCTCTACAGTGGCGAAGATCGGGCCAGTGTTGCGGTAACGCTACATATGCTTCGGCAACAGCTCGACAAGAAGGGCGACGGGCGGCCGAACTTCTGCCTCTCCGATTTCGTGGCGCCGAAGGAAAGTGGCGTGCCCGACTATATGGGAGCCTTCGCGGTGACCACCGGCCACGGGTTGGAGAGCCTGGTGGCGGAGTTCGAGGCCGATCACGACGACTACAGCTCGATCATGGCCAAGGCGTTGGCCGACCGTCTCGCCGAGGCCTTTGCGGAGCGGTTGCACGAGCGGGTGCGGCGGGAGTTTTGGGGCTACGCTCCCAATGAGGCGCTAGGCAACGCCGGTCTCATCCATGAGAAGTACCAGGGCATCCGCCCGGCGCCTGGCTATCCGGCCTGCCCGGATCACCGCGAGAAAGGCACGCTCTTCGCAGTAGCAGAGGCCGAAGAGCGGGCGGGAATCGTGCTAACCGAGAGCTACGCTATGATGCCTGGGGCGAGCGTGAGCGGGTGGTACTTCTGGCGGCCCGAATCGACATACTTCGGGGTAGGGAAACTGCTGCCGGATCAGCTCGACGAGTACGCCGAGCGGGCTGGGCGGGTGGCGGATGGCGCGCGGTGGACATCGACGTTGGTGGCAGGCTAG